CATAGAAATACAGCTTCGTGACCGTGGACAGGAACCGGATGGGCGAACCCGCGCCGATGATGCACATCCGATTGGTCGAAGCGCCCATGGCCACGTAGTTCGCGCCTGCATCGAGCTTGACCGTGTACGCGCCGGTCTCGGGGGCGGCGAACTCAACCTTGCCCTCCCCCTGGAAGGGGATTTTCACGTCGGCGACAACTGCCCCGGAAGGGCTCGTCACTGTGACAGGCATTGTGGAGCCGCCGTATTTACCCACCTGCCCGTGCTTGACAGCGAAGCTGACGTCGTCGCCCTCCTTCGCGAATAAGATGTAAGTGGCTGTGCCACGATTGCGTATCGGAGACAGGTCGCACGCCGCAGCGGCGTCGGGATAAACGGGTACCAGTGAGCGGTCGCCCATGTCAAACTTCGCATAGCGCTTGAGGAGGGTATACGGCATCCACTTCTTGACGGCGGCCTCGTCGATGAGCACATCTTCGCGTTGCCCGTCGCGCTCAATAATGAGATTGCCGGTGATGGCTTCCAGTCCCGCTTCGCCGGAGTTGTCGACGTAGGTCATCGGCGCGCGGTCCACTGCGTCGCGGATCAAGATGTTACGGAACTCGATCTCGCCCACAGGCCGATTTGATCCATCGCGCGCCGCCAGGATGATGGGGGCAGCCGTGACGGAATTGGGCGCCGGGTCGATGATGCTGCAGTCCACGTAGGACAGGCCCATGCCTCCCACCGGCTTGCCGCCCACATAGATCCCGCCGCCTCCACTGCGTTCAAAGATGCAGTTGGTGAAGACCACGTTCCCCAAGACCGCAGCCGCCTCCGTGTTTCCGGTGTACATTGCGCATCCCGGGCCTGCGTCATCCACAGAGCGGCAGTTCTCAAACCGCATGGTGACCGGCGCGGACTCTGCTGTCAGCGAGGGCAGGTAGGCGACGAACCCGCCGCCCTTGTTGCCCTGACTCAGGCAGTTACGCATGACAACGTTCGCAATCTTCTCGCTGGATTCGTTGGGCTCGAAGTCGATGCCCGCCTGGGGAGGCGTGCCGGCCGTGTCCCTGAGGGTGGTATTTTCGATGAGCAGGTTCTCGGCGCTGATAACGCTGATTCCCTGGCGGTAGTTTCGGTCGCAGAGGACATCCTTGATGACGATGTCTTGATTGGTGCGGCCGCGGGTGGCCACACCCAGGTAGATACCGTCGCCGCCACTTTCTGCCAGCGTCAGCCCGAGGACCTTCACATTGGTGCAACTGCGGATGCTCAGGCAATGCCGCCACTCGGCCTTCTCGTACTCGGGGCCGTCGTAGTCAGACCGATGCATGCGCAGAGTGGCTCCGTATCCGTTGAGGACGATGTTCTCCTTATTCGCCGCAGTCATGAGCGCGTCATTGCGGCCCTTGTACTCGCCCTTCTTCGCCAGGATCTCCGCTCCCTTTTCGAAGAAGATCTCCTGGTTGGACGCAAGTTGAATCGGGGTCACGATCCACGGCTTGCCCATGTTCTCAATGATCAGCTTCTGTGCGCCGGAGTTGATCGCAGCCTGAAGAGCGGCGGTTGAGTCAACTTCGTCGAAGCCCCACCAGGAAGCCTTGGCGGTGGTCAATCTGCCGGACTTCACATCATCGATCGCCTGCTGGTTCACCGCGGGCTGACAAGCGGCGATGGCGCAGGTCAGAGCAGCTAACAGAATTGCAGCAGGGGTCAGGGTGCATCTGCTCATGGTGGGTCATCTCCATCGGCTTCGTTGGTGAGCGGCGACTATCACCACGGTTGCTTGTCACTGAGGGCGGTATCGATGTGCGCGACGGCCTTCGCGTCAAGTTCGGCGAGTTCATTGATGATCTCGATGGCATCTCTACGGACACCGGGCTCGGCGAGCAGTTCAGCTTTCTGGTCGGAGCGTCCGTTGCCACCGACCAGCCCCCACATCTGCCAAACCAGATCATGCTCCCGGTCGTAGCAGTTGGCCGCGGTGGAAAGCTCTTCCGCCGCCCAGGGCAGGAACTGGGCGGTCTGCTCCAGGTATCGCGCGGCGTACCAGCGCCCTTCAGCAACGGTGGTCGCCGCGTCATCATGGACATCGAACATCAGGCGCAGGCGGCTCAGATCATCGGTTGCGAACTCGTCGTCATGCCCGAGATGCTCCGCCCAGGCCGCATACGCCGCGAGACCATTGTGGCGGTCGGGGAACACCGTGAGCGTGCGCGAGATGGTGAGTGCCCAGTAGAGACTTTGGCGGTGGACTTCGGCACGGTCCGGCGCAGGCAGCCTCTCCCCGATGAAAATCAGTCCCCTGGTGTCCCCGAGCCAGGCGGTCTTGCGGAACTGGCCGGACGGCAGGCGGCCCACTCCACGGCTGAACTCGTCGCAGTCCTGGAAGAAGCTCCAGCCGGTGAGGGCTGCTCCAGCCTCCTCGTACCCAGTGATGATACAGCACTCGGGCGGACCCACGACCCCAAACCCGAGCACCGGGACTTCTCTGGCGATGCTCTCCATGATGCGTTGGGTCAGTGGGGCGGGGTCAGCCTTTCGGTCGATCTCGCAGAGCATCTCGCAACCGTACCCTACCGCCTCGAAACCACGCTGGAAGGGGCCGGCGGGGTCATTGCAGGCGACGCCAAGGTCCACATTGTCCGGGCTCCATCCGGGTTTCCAGGACAGCCTGAAGGCCGCGCCGGTGGTGCCCATGAGATACACGTACAGCTCATCCAGTCGCCAGGAACGGCCGTGGGCCTGGATATTCCGAGCCCCATAGTCTTCGCCCAGGAACTCCAGACAAGCGCGCAAGCAAGACGGAAACGGTGTGAGTTCCGGGCAGCGTGGCAGTTCAGGTTCGAACCCGACCCTCGGGACACCTTCGAGTACAGCGCGGTCCGGCAGGTTGCGGCCGCAGCAGCTTGCAGTCACAGGCGAGGCCTCCCCGGCAATCTGGCATGCTCAGGAGTAATTCACCGCACCAGGCACTTGTACCTGCGCGGACGCCGGACGTCTCGCATCTGCTTGTGCCCTAAGGATAAATGTGTTATAGACCGGGTGCTGCACAGTACACGGAGGCACGAGAGCATGTCAATGAGCGAGACCCCAACCACCACCTCGGCGGGCTGGTCCGGAATTTGGCGTCCCGCAGAGCCGCATCGCCTGCGTGATACGACCCGGGAACTTGCTCGGCGAGCGCAGTCCGGCGAGCACGGGCGTACCATGCGCAACGCAGACTTCGCTCTTGATGAAGCGTTAGTCGCGGGGATGTCCCCCGACCTGCGCTATGCTCACGCGGCGATGCTGGTGGCGCGCGAGGCGCCGCTTCGCATTCTCCCGGGCGAGAAGATCGTGGGGGCGGCGACGCTGCTCGAAGCCGCCGCGCATATGACGCCGGTGGCGGGAGTTCACAGCACCAGCCACACCACTCTCGGCTTCCATCGGGTGCTGGAGACGGGATACCGTGGCTTGAGGCAGCAGATCGAGGACCGACTGGCGCGAGGCGACTTCGAGCCGTACTCCCCTGATAATCCTGAAGCGAGCCCAGCGCGTGGCGAGGAGTTCCTGCAGTCGCTTCTGCTGTGCTTGGATGCCGCACACGTCTGGCACCGACGGCACATAGCGCTGCTGGATGACCTTGCGGCAAATGCAGAAGGCAATGAGCGCAACGAATACCTGGAGGTCAGGCGCAGCCTGGAGCGGGTGCCTGAGAATCCACCAGAGACTTTCCGCGAAGCTGTCCAGTCTCTCTGGTTCATGTACGCCTTCCAGCGGCTCATGGGCAACTGGTCGGGCTTGGGCCGCGTGGATGCCATGCTAGGACCGTACCTGCGGCGCGACCTCGAGGCCGGGTTGATCGACCTGGACGAGGCCCGAGAACTGATCGCGCATTTCTGGATCAAGGGCTGCGAGTGGATCGGCGCCTTCGACAAGCCCGGTTCAGGCGACGCCCAACATTACCAGAATGTGATCCTCGGCGGAGTGGACGAATCCGGCAATGAGGTCACCAACGAGGTCACTTATCTTGTGCTGGATGTAGTCGAGGAACTGCATATCAGCGACTTTCCCATTGCGGTGCGCGTGAACTCTCGCACCCCGGACCGGCTCCTGCGGCGCATCGCCGAGGTCCAGCGTCACGGTGGCGGGATCGTGGCAATCTACAATGAGGACAAAGTCCTCGAAGGGCTGGTGAAGTTCGGATATTCCCTCGAGGAGGCCCGCGGTTACACCAATGATGGCTGCTGGGAAGTCATCATGCCCGGCCGCACCTGCTTCGGCTACGCGCCCTTCGACATGCTGGGAATTCTGCAGGACGTGCTGGGCCTGCGAGCTGAGGACGCGCAGACGCCCGAGTTCGAGGATTTCGAGGCCCTCTATGCCGCTTTCCTGGACGCTCTGCGCGCGCATCTCGATGCCTTCAATGCGGGTGCGGATCATTGGGGTGCCCACGGTCATCCGGCGCCGCTGGTCTCGCTCATGGTGGAAGACTGCATCGAACGCGCCCGCGGATACTTCGACCGCGGAGCTCGTTACACTGTTCTCTCGCCACACGCGGGCGGCATGCCTGACACTGCCAACAGTCTCCTGGCGATCCGACGGATTGTGTTCGAGGACAAAACGCTGAGCCTGCCCGAACTCGTGGGGATTCTGCGCACCGACTGGGCAGGGCAGGATCATCTCCGGCGGATGGTCACCACTCGCCTGGCATACTACGGCAATGATGACCCCGAAGCAGATGCCATGATGCGCCGGGTGTTCGAAGACTACACGGCGCTGGTGTGGGAGGTTCCTGAGCGCAATGGGGTCAAGCGTCCGGCAGGGATCAGCACCTTCGGGCGGGAGATCGACTGGGCGCCAAGCCGCTCCGCATGCCCCGACGGGCACCGGGCAGGGGCGATACTCGCGACCAACTGCTCCCCGAGCCCCGGCACTGATCGCGAGGGCCCGACATGTGTGGTCAAGTCCTTCTGCAAGCTGGACTTCACCCGCACCCCAAACGGCGCGACGCTGGAACTCAAACTGCACCCCACCACGGTCCAGGGCGAGGACGGTCTGGAGGCGATGGTCAGCCTCCTGCGCACTTTCGTAGAACTGGGCGGTTTCTACCTGCAGGTGGATGTGGTGGACTCGGCGATGCTGATCGACGCCCAGCAGCACCCGGAGAAGTATCCGAACCTGTCGGTGCGCATCTCCGGGTGGTCGGCGCGCTTTGCGACGCTGAGTAAGGAATGGCAGGATATGATCATCCAGCGCACCCAGCAGTATTTCGAGCGGTAGGTGCAAGGTCCTTAGTGCTGAGCCGACGGATGCCGCTGGCGCAGGGGCAGCGGCTCGTTCTGGTGGGCCATGAGGTCGCACATCAGGCACTTCAGGCGCGTGCGTTCCCTCTCCAGATCCGGGTCGTCCCACAAATTGGTGCTCTCCAGGGGGTCGTTCTCCACGTCGAACAGCATCCCCGAACCATCCCCGAACTGGGTGTAATGCCACTGTGGCGTGAGGACCGAGCGCGACCGCAGGTCCACGTCGATGACACCGTAGTTCCCGTAACTCTCAATCAGCGCTGCGTCCGGACGATCCAGACTCCCGGACCTTTCCAGCACCGGGCGCAGGCTCAGGCCTTCCACCGGCACTTCATTCGGCGCACCCATATAGTCAAGGACGGTGGGGAAGATGTCCAGCAGCGTGACCATCGACGGGTCGCGGTGGGGGCTGACCCCAGCTCCCGCGACGATCATCGGTATGCGGTAGCAAGCATCGAAATGCCAGCCGCCCTTAGTGGCAAGGCCATAATCCCCCAGCATGTCGCCGTGGTCGGCGGTGAAGATCACCAGCGTGTCATCCGCGATTCCTTGCGCCCGAAGGCAGTCCATTACCCGTCCGACCTGGTCGTCGATGAATGCCACCGATGCGAGATAATAGCGCCGCATGGTGAGCCAATCTTCGCGCGTCACGTCGTTGAAGCTGCGGATGAAATGCACATGCTGATAGCGCTGGACTGCGCGGTGCAGGGCCGGGTCGTCTGAAGTCAGTGGCTCGGGCACCAATGCCGGATCAATGCGGTCGAGATACTCGGCCGGAGGGTCGTACGGATCGTGGGGGTCCACAAAGGACATCTTCAGGAAGAACGGGCGAGACGGGTCTCGGTTTTCGATGTACTGGATTGCCTCGTTGCCCAC
This region of Armatimonadota bacterium genomic DNA includes:
- a CDS encoding right-handed parallel beta-helix repeat-containing protein, with the protein product MSRCTLTPAAILLAALTCAIAACQPAVNQQAIDDVKSGRLTTAKASWWGFDEVDSTAALQAAINSGAQKLIIENMGKPWIVTPIQLASNQEIFFEKGAEILAKKGEYKGRNDALMTAANKENIVLNGYGATLRMHRSDYDGPEYEKAEWRHCLSIRSCTNVKVLGLTLAESGGDGIYLGVATRGRTNQDIVIKDVLCDRNYRQGISVISAENLLIENTTLRDTAGTPPQAGIDFEPNESSEKIANVVMRNCLSQGNKGGGFVAYLPSLTAESAPVTMRFENCRSVDDAGPGCAMYTGNTEAAAVLGNVVFTNCIFERSGGGGIYVGGKPVGGMGLSYVDCSIIDPAPNSVTAAPIILAARDGSNRPVGEIEFRNILIRDAVDRAPMTYVDNSGEAGLEAITGNLIIERDGQREDVLIDEAAVKKWMPYTLLKRYAKFDMGDRSLVPVYPDAAAACDLSPIRNRGTATYILFAKEGDDVSFAVKHGQVGKYGGSTMPVTVTSPSGAVVADVKIPFQGEGKVEFAAPETGAYTVKLDAGANYVAMGASTNRMCIIGAGSPIRFLSTVTKLYFYVPEGVTEFGVKLFGEGSGEGVKATLYNPSGEMVGEQDNITRAHQFDVTLPAVSKGEVWCLAMAKPSGVHMEDHYVDLLGIPSVMSTSPEALLKPED
- a CDS encoding sulfatase-like hydrolase/transferase, with protein sequence MNVILIMADQLSARWLGCYGNPAASTPHLDNLARSGVQFDRCVSPYPVCMPARASLITGRSAQHHGLWYNGWELAPGLTTFPQVLQGQGVQTFGVGKFHLECHGRSAYNDVRKWGFDQAQTTEDIRAGHWLDWVEREHPEHFQRALATVWPMPHLSDYGPSHRDLLSEVREAHAAFPPDVQARMTYPSIIDAHVCQTRWVGNEAIQYIENRDPSRPFFLKMSFVDPHDPYDPPAEYLDRIDPALVPEPLTSDDPALHRAVQRYQHVHFIRSFNDVTREDWLTMRRYYLASVAFIDDQVGRVMDCLRAQGIADDTLVIFTADHGDMLGDYGLATKGGWHFDACYRIPMIVAGAGVSPHRDPSMVTLLDIFPTVLDYMGAPNEVPVEGLSLRPVLERSGSLDRPDAALIESYGNYGVIDVDLRSRSVLTPQWHYTQFGDGSGMLFDVENDPLESTNLWDDPDLERERTRLKCLMCDLMAHQNEPLPLRQRHPSAQH